The Nitrospira sp. genome contains a region encoding:
- a CDS encoding IS3 family transposase, with the protein MSRRHCWDKRASRVSSGRSSELVYHRHYITRDEAMQEIFEYIEVFYNRQRRHSTLGYKSPAEYEARAAVA; encoded by the coding sequence ATGAGCCGCAGGCATTGTTGGGACAAGCGTGCGTCGAGAGTTTCTTCGGGACGCTCAAGCGAGCTGGTCTATCATCGGCACTATATAACCCGAGACGAAGCCATGCAGGAGATCTTTGAGTACATTGAGGTCTTCTATAATCGGCAACGACGGCACTCAACCCTCGGGTATAAGTCTCCAGCTGAGTATGAAGCGAGGGCCGCAGTCGCGTAA
- a CDS encoding DUF433 domain-containing protein, translating to MKTELLQRITIEPGQCGGRPCIRGMRIRVQDILDMLAAGTSEEEILHDYPYLERDDIRAAMTYAAAYLNHTIVPAQTR from the coding sequence ATGAAGACAGAACTGCTCCAGCGCATCACCATCGAGCCGGGTCAATGCGGAGGCCGTCCTTGCATTCGTGGTATGCGTATCCGCGTCCAGGATATCCTGGACATGCTAGCGGCAGGAACTTCTGAAGAAGAGATCCTACATGACTACCCGTATTTGGAGCGCGACGACATCCGAGCCGCGATGACCTATGCTGCCGCCTACCTGAACCACACAATTGTGCCGGCCCAGACTAGATGA
- a CDS encoding PIN domain-containing protein yields the protein MAKALKSCHESPEQSTLLCLRLARLEELLPFIESVKVNRGTFPELRDPDDAKFITCAATAGVRWLVSGDNDLLSLRHIQSVEIVSVTAILQLLKARP from the coding sequence GTGGCCAAGGCCCTAAAGTCCTGCCATGAAAGCCCAGAGCAATCAACCCTTCTTTGTCTCCGCCTTGCCAGGCTAGAGGAACTTCTCCCCTTCATAGAATCAGTCAAAGTCAATCGAGGAACTTTTCCTGAGTTACGAGACCCGGACGATGCTAAATTCATCACCTGTGCAGCAACGGCTGGAGTACGATGGCTAGTCAGCGGAGACAACGATCTCCTCAGCCTTCGCCACATCCAATCTGTAGAGATCGTCTCAGTCACGGCAATCCTCCAACTCCTGAAAGCCAGACCATAG
- a CDS encoding tetratricopeptide repeat protein translates to MSVSDAFLLSLNKLDWRLLGITAIVLCEAFVGGMSVCYAAEAKNLQNASPTAEALYQEGLARRQNQDYKFAAEKFSEAIARGKKTADTYTYLGEMLIQLERHGEACATLSEAIRLDPENVRAYGFRAIALEQLGKREEAIQDYSAALVKAPDELIVSLLEARGNTYWAMDMLDKAAEDFEAIIVHDPKDPRGYLLRGKLLGAKGKFREAIDDLSLTLPRFHRHLYKEEFDEVEGSMSTKTRRQYTEEFKTEAVQVGPRLGTTGCADRDLGIADHLLYRWRVEQQQAEERGKTRQDLRAEEAELVRLRRENAVLKQERDF, encoded by the coding sequence ATGAGTGTGTCAGATGCTTTCCTTCTCTCTCTAAACAAGTTGGACTGGCGGCTCCTCGGCATCACGGCCATCGTGCTGTGTGAGGCGTTTGTTGGAGGGATGTCTGTCTGTTACGCCGCTGAAGCGAAGAATCTTCAGAATGCGTCGCCCACTGCAGAAGCGTTGTACCAAGAAGGGCTTGCGCGCCGTCAAAACCAGGATTACAAGTTCGCAGCCGAGAAGTTCTCAGAGGCGATAGCGCGCGGCAAAAAGACAGCAGATACCTACACGTATTTAGGAGAAATGTTGATTCAACTCGAGCGACATGGCGAGGCTTGTGCAACCTTGTCGGAGGCTATCCGCTTGGACCCAGAGAATGTGCGAGCGTATGGTTTTCGTGCAATTGCTCTCGAGCAACTAGGGAAACGCGAGGAGGCCATACAGGATTATTCCGCGGCGCTAGTGAAAGCGCCCGACGAACTAATAGTCTCGTTGCTTGAAGCGAGAGGTAATACGTACTGGGCAATGGATATGCTTGATAAAGCCGCAGAAGATTTTGAGGCCATCATCGTGCACGACCCAAAAGATCCACGCGGGTATCTCCTACGCGGAAAACTGTTAGGTGCGAAAGGGAAGTTCCGCGAGGCCATCGATGATCTATCTTTGACCTTACCCCGATTTCACAGACACCTGTATAAGGAGGAGTTTGATGAAGTGGAGGGCAGCATGAGCACCAAGACGAGACGGCAGTATACGGAAGAGTTTAAGACAGAAGCAGTGCAGGTTGGTCCGAGACTCGGCACGACCGGTTGCGCAGACAGAGACCTGGGCATTGCCGACCATCTGCTCTACCGCTGGCGGGTGGAGCAGCAGCAGGCGGAGGAGCGTGGAAAGACGCGGCAGGACCTCCGAGCTGAAGAGGCCGAACTGGTCCGACTGCGGCGCGAGAATGCTGTCCTAAAGCAGGAGCGAGATTTTTAA
- a CDS encoding DUF5615 family PIN-like protein, whose translation MKFLVDANLPPGLAAWFRERDHEAIHVNDQPGLAFDDRGIFEFARQNGFAIVTKDEDFAPLATLGERPAPVVWVRIGNATNAELRNRLEPVFHEIVQRLDAGETLIEVV comes from the coding sequence ATGAAATTTCTGGTAGATGCGAACCTTCCTCCAGGTCTTGCTGCTTGGTTTCGCGAGCGTGACCACGAAGCGATCCACGTCAATGATCAGCCGGGCTTAGCATTCGACGATCGTGGCATTTTCGAATTTGCCCGTCAGAATGGATTCGCCATCGTCACGAAAGATGAAGACTTTGCTCCTCTCGCCACGCTCGGTGAAAGGCCCGCTCCGGTCGTATGGGTGCGGATCGGCAATGCCACGAACGCGGAACTCCGAAACCGACTGGAACCGGTTTTCCACGAGATCGTCCAGCGCCTTGATGCCGGCGAAACTCTCATCGAAGTCGTCTGA